Part of the Leucoraja erinacea ecotype New England chromosome 15, Leri_hhj_1, whole genome shotgun sequence genome, AATTAATTTGCCTCCGCAACAGCTTTACTTTCATTTCCTTTGACAGTAGTTTGTTGTTAATGGGCAGCTGAACGCAGATTGAGTTTTTGACTCTTATCTGATTGTGTTTCAGATAAGGAAAAAAAGAACTCCATGGAGCTGGGACATGACAAGAGCAAACCACGGTCAAGGAGGCCAGACAAAGCTCTGTACGTTCCCAGAGCTCGACGACATTTGGGAGCAGATCCGCAGGCAGAGTGTGATCCCAAACCAGAAGGGCAAGGAACTCCCGTGGACAGAAAGGCTATCACGCGCGTGACAACAGATGTAACAGCCAAGAGTGAGGCAAGTGCAAGTGTAAAGACATTCTCTCGCAATGATTTGGGCGACCGGCGTGAGCTAATCTCCGCAGACACCAACTCGCCCAAGCAGGACGATGCTAAGGGCGATGCGTGCAGAAACAAAGACTTGGAGCTGACATTGAATTTAGAGGAAGGGAGACAAATAGGGAGCTCTGAACAAGAGAGGATATCAGATGTCGGACACAGATTGGAATCAAAGCAGCCAAAGGATAAAACGTCAACGCAGCAAAGGAGGGTAGGATCAATCACTGGTAAAGAACGCAGTAGAGAGAAAGAATCAAGACACAAAGATGCAATGTCAGAAAAACACGATGATGCACCAGCACACTATTTACTTAAAGTTACTCGTTTGAAAGCTGAGAACAATAAAGAAGTCATGAAATCCAAGTATACAGAAATCCAAACCCAACCCCAGCAGCATGTAACAGATGCCTACAACGATGAGCAGAGCAGTAATCAACCAAATACAGTCAATTCAACAGTGAGAGAAGTTGAGACTAATGTGAACAAATCTCTGCCTACAGATGCTGCTTCCTTGTCGAGCAGAAGGTGTGATTCTGACACTTTTTCCTCAGCTAAATGAACTGGTATCCTCTAACCTAGCCAGCTGTGAATGTTCAGAGGCAGAGCGATGTACAATATCAGACTGCTCAAATGGGGTAAATGAGTCAGAGCAGATGGTGAAGAGCTGTGGACAATATGCATGCACAGGAGCATCTGAAGTAAATAGTTCTTATAACATCTCCGTTGAAGTGAATAATTCGACAGAGCATGAAACTAGGACTGATAATGACTCTTTTTCGCAAGTTCTAACAGAGAGCATTGTAGCTCTGCCTGCCTCATTTGAAAACATGGCTTGCTCAGATTCCCCAAATTCCACAATTATTAACTTGTCAGCTGTACAAGAAGTAGAACAAAGAACAGAAGAGACCGGGCACTTGAAAGGTGGTAGCAGCATCACAGTGGACTCGGCAGACAGTGAGCCTGTCAGTGCAGATGTGAATGCTGAAACTGGTGCTTTGCAAAGTGTTGCCAAGATCTCACTGAATTTGGCCCGACTAACAACTCCTGGTGCGGGGGAATCGGAGTGCGCCGACAGACCTCTTCCTGAAGAAGCAGAGGACGACTCTTGGGATGCCCTTTTCAATGATGATGGAGATTGCCTGAACCCTCATCTCCTGGAAGAGGTAAGGCAAGGGTCCTTTTTCTCTAAAAATTGATCAGTGACGAAAATAATCCTTGGCTTTGCTGGTGGAGGTATAGTGCAGAAAAGCAAAGAGATAAAATAGTCTTCAGCTCCTATAGGGGCAGCAGGATGGTGCAGCTCGTAGGCCACTGTctgacagcgccagggacccgggttagatcctgacctcaggtgctgtctgtgtggagtttggcaggttaattggtccgTGAAAATTGCTTCTCGTATATAGGTGATTGGCGGATGTTGAtgacaatatggagagaataacaTTGAATTATATgactgtaggattagtgtaaacgggtggttgatggtcagtgtggatttggtgagccaaaaggcctgtttcattGTTATATCTCTCTTATGTCTCTATGACACCGGTTAGTCACCAACAGCAGAgggatttgtgaataatctttattgcacagagtggtgaatatttggaattTGTCACTTGCAAATGTGGAAACAGAGTCACGAAAATAGCTGCCGGACTTGGGAAAGAGCAAGGGAATGGAGCTGACTAAAAATCTAAAACATATGCTGGAAGATCTCGGctagtcaagcagcatttgtgcaaAGATAAATTGGTTAATCTTTTGGGTCtgcgacccttcctcagaacgGAACTGATCTGGACTGCTCTACAAAGAGCCTTTTTTTGCAAGCGAATGGGGAAGTGAATGGCTCCATACTCTTGTAAGAATTTTGCTGACGTTTTCACGTGCATTCATAGATCATTTATCATTTTGCATTTGTATTGGCCTCTAAAACtgctcctagtgtgcagggagtggatatgaaagcggtataacatagaactagtgtgaacggttgatcgatggttggcgtggactcggtggtccgaagggcctgtttccataatgtatctctaaacgaaacaaaatcTTTTGAAGGCGGAAAGTCATGACAAGTTATTCTGCTGCACCAACATGGCTCTCCTCGCAGCAAGCAATTTCACACAAGAGatagaaatattttatttaattcacatgtttaatcaacaatgtgttattattaatatttaatgttttatgtgtcattcctatgtcactgtatgtcatgttgtcacttgcgggcggagcaccaaggcaaattccgtgtatgtgaatacttggccaataaacatattcattcattcattccctccTCCTGCATCGAAGCTTTGGAACAAGGTGTGCTTCTTCACTGTTGGATGAGCAGTTTGGCTTTTTGATGCCTGTTCAGTGCTTTGTGAGGATTACCACAGCAGGTCATGCAAGTGCTTTTCCCTGAAACGTCTTATTTCCGCATCCAGTTAGAactgtgggcagatgcgtggcagatgcagtataatatagataaatgtggggttatccactttggcagcaaaaacaagggggcagattattatctcaatggggttaggtgaggcaagggggaggtgcagcgagacctgggcgtccttgtacaccactcACTGaatgttggtgtgcaggtacagcaggcagtgaagaaagctaatggaatgttggccttcagtataggagtaaagaggttcttttgcagttgtatagggctctggtgagaccacatctggagtattgtgtccaattttggtctccgaatttgagcaaggacatccttgtgattgaggcagtgcagcgtaggttcacgagattgatccctgggattgcgggactgtcataagaggaaagattgaaaagactacgcatgtattcactggagtttagaaggacaagggggtatcttatagaaacagatacaattataaaaggactggacaagctagatgcaggaaaatttttcccaatgttgggcgagtccagaaccagaggccacaggggaataaaggggaagccatttaagaatgaggtgagaaaaaacttttccacccagagagttgcgaatttgtggaattccctgccgcagagggcagtggaggccaagccactggatggatttaagagagagttagctagagctctaggggctagtggaattaagggatatggggagaaggcaggcacgggctattgattggggacgttcagccatgatcacaatgaatggcggtactggctcgaagggtcgaatggcctcctcctgcacctattatctatgtttctatgtaactgaaaGATATGCATTGTACAGTGCATACAGAACAGCCATGGTGTTCCCAAATCCTCCACAACCTGCTCATGATCTTGTAGCAAACTGGCAGCCAATTTGTACATAACAAGCTCACTGAAACTGCAGTACTATAATGACCAaatcatagaacatacaacagtacagcacaggaacaggcccttcggcccataatatctgtgctgaTCATAATGCCGAGTTaaattaatttcctctgcctgcacgtgatccatatccctccattcccggcCTATGCATATGCCTTACAAAAGTTTCTTAATCGCCACTGtcgtatatctgcctccaccaccgtacCTTGCAGCAGGTTCCTGGCACCACTACCATCTGTGGAAACATATCTTGCCCCGCACAGGCACAAACTTTACATCTCTCACCtctaacctttgacatttccaccctgggaaataggttctgattgtctacctgataattttatatacttccatcaggtctctcctcagcctctgacGTTCCTGAGAAACCAATCCAGGTTTATTCCACCGCTTCTtgcagctaataccctctaatccaggcagtattctggtaaatcgTGATAGAGGAACTAATTTGGTCAGAAAACTAGAAGTAATTCCCCTTCTGCTGTTTGAAATATCTTAGTCGTTTGATTTCTTGTCCAAAACTAGAGTGTTCATGTAGTACGACACAGGAGTATTCAGGTCTGGAGTCCAGATGTCTGAGTGCTCCAGCTATCACCATTAAGGCTTTGTAGCCACCACTTTTAATCTAACTGAATCACTGTACTGGACCTGTAATTGGCCACTTTCTAACACTTTAAACTAGTTGTCTCATCGAATATTCTTGCACGAATGTGCCTTTTTCATTTTGAACTACCTCCCAAAAGTACCCTTGTGATGGAGCCCCTTATAGAAGATAGATCAGTTCCAATGGAAAGGTGAGGATTAGCTCTAGTTAAAAGTGATAAATTGTAGCCCTTCACATCTAACCCATTTCATAATGTAAAATGAAATAGAGGCATAAAGGAAAAAGGTcctctggcccaacttggccacaccgaccaagatatccatctaagctggtcccatttgcctatgtttaGCCTATATCCCAGTTCTATCGAACAGAAAACTAACACTTGAACTAAAATCATGAAGGAtcattaataaaacattaatacagtgccctccataatgtttggaacaaatacccatcatttatttatttgcctctgtacgccacaatttgagatctgcAATAGAAaaagaatcacatgtggttaaagtgcacgttgtcagattttaataaaggccatttttatacatttgggtttcaccatgtagaaattacagctttgTTTATATATAGTTCcccaccccccatttcagggcaccataatgtttgggacacagcaatgtcatgtaaatgaaagaagtcatgtttagtattttgttgcatatcttttgcatgcaatgactgcttgaagtctgcaattcatggacatcaccagttgctgcgtgtcttctatggtgatgctgtcaggcctgtattgcagccatctttagtctatgcttgttttgggggctagttcccttcagttttctcttcagcatataaaaggcatgctcgatTGGGATCaggtcgggtgattgacttgaccactcaacaattgaccattttttttgctttgaaaaactcctttgttgctttagcagcatgtttgggatcgttgtcttgctgtagaatgaacatccggccaatgagttttgtggcatttgtttgaacttgagcagatagaatgtatctatacacttcaaaattcattatgctactaccatcagcagttgtaccatcaatgaagataagcgagccagtactttctgcagccatacatgcccaggccataacacccccaccaccatgtttcacagatgaagtggcatgctttggatcttgggcagtttgttctctcctccatactttgctcttgccagcacagatataagttaatctttgtctcatctgtccacaagaactttttccagaactgtggcggctcttttaagtacttcttggcaaactgtaacctaccatcctatttttgcggctaaccagtggtttgcatcttgcagtgtagcctctgtatttccgttcatgaagtcttctgcggacagtggtcattaacaaatccacacctgactcccgaagagtgtttctgatctgtcagacaggtgtttggagatttttctttattatagagagaattcttctgtcatcagctgtagaagtcttccttggcctgccagtccctttgcgattagtaagctcaccagtgctcttctctttcttcttcatgatgttccaaacagttgattttggtaagcctaaggtttggctgatgtctctaacagttttatttgtgtttctcaATCTCAAAATGGCtttgttgactttcattggcacaactttggtcctcatgttgataaacaggaaTAAAAGTTTCCGAAGGAGATGGAATGACTGGAGGAAAGatgaggtgctgagagctctctatacctgcattaaggaggcaattaaacacacctgagcaattacaaacacctgtgaagccatgtgtcccaaacattgtggtaccctgaaatagacaatagacaataggtgaaggagtaggccatttggcccttcgagccagcaccgccattcaatgtaatcatggctgatcatcccccaatcagttcctgccttctccccatatcccctgactccactatttttaagaaccctatctagctctctcttgaaagcatccagagaacctgcctccaccgcccactgaggcagagaatttcacaatcttatatgtttcaatgagatactctcacatccttctaaactccagagtgtacaagcccagctgctccattctctcagcatatgacagtcccgtcatcccgggaaatgggggggactatgtataaaacactgctgtaatttctacatggtgaaaccaaaatggataaaaatggcctttaataaattctgacaatgtgcactttaaccacatataattttttctattacaaatcccaaattgtggcACATGGAAGCAAAtgaataaatgacgggtctttgtcccaaacattatggagggcactgtatatttctACAGTGGAAAATTGATTAATTGGAATATTTCTAACAGGTGCTCTGGGAAGCAGGGTGAACAAAGCTCAGTTATCTGTAGACTTCCATAACATAGCAGGATAAAATTCATAATGCAAACATTCAGAATGCACAATTTAATCCATttgatttgaaataaaataatgactAGCTGCATGAAAAATCCAGCACAATTTCTCCCAGATAACCTATCCACCCACAATTTAACATCTCAACTCATAGTGACAGGAATCTCCATTTTAGATTAATTTTGCCACTGGATTGAGAGGAAAGCATTCTCGTTTCAGTAACAAAATAGGCTAagcatgaattaaaaaaaaccacaacTGTTTATTACCATTGACACATTTCAATTCCAATAAATCCATCATCCACTATGTCAATTATGGATTAACGtatggaggacataggtttaaggtgaagggggaaccatttaataggaatctgaggggtagctatTTCATGGATGGATGGAACAAGCTTCTGGAGgatgcagttgaggcagggaccatcccagcgtttaagaagtagttaggcaggtacatggataggacagttttggagggatatggatcaaatgctggcaggttggactagtgtagctgggacatgttggactgtgtgggcaagttaggccgaagggcttgtttccacactgtatcactctatgactctaattctcTCATTTTTATTTTGCACATGACCTGTCCTGTTCTAAGTTGCCATTGTATTTCACACCATTTACTCTTGTTTCATTCCATTTACTCTCGTACAGCAAGCCATTACATCTAGGTTATCGAAGTTAAAACAACCAAAACTTGcttataaacaataggtgcaggagtaggccatttggcccttcgagccagcaccgccatccaatgtgatcatccccaatcagtaccccgttcctgccttctccccatatctcctgactccactatctttaagggccttatctagctctctcttgaaggtatgtTCTTATGTTCTCTAGACGTGCCACATACCgttatttttagactttagactttggagatacagcatggagacaggcccacagagtccacactgaccagcgaataCCCCATATAACAGCATTACCTTACACACTCGGGACACTTTGACAATTTCCTATTactgaagccacttaacctacaaacctgtatgcctttggagtgtggggggaacccagagaaaacccatgcgttcactgggagaacgtagaaactccgtatagacagcacccgtatcaggattgaaccaggtctggggttgtcaggcaacaactctgccactgccCCACTGTGTCGCCCATTATGTCAACAGAATGGTTCAGAATGAAATGAGAAGTGATCTAAGTTTAAGtttaagtgaatttattgtcatgtgtccctgtataggacaatgaaattcttgctttgcttatctCCTGATTAGATAGAGTCTGCTGGAGACCTAGGCTTCTAGGCACAGAAGAAGTACACAAAGAACACACCAAATTTTCCAAGCCTTGTCCAGCTTGAGAAAGGATAATTGATActtgggaactcagcaggtcaggcagcatcttgtgagggagacacaatgaactgcaggtgctggaatcttgcatagaacaccaagtgctggagaaactcagcaggtcaggcagcatctctggaggacatggataggtgaggtttggggtcctgacccgaaacatcggctatccacatcctccagaagtactgcctgacctgcggagtaaccccagcactttgttgtcCTTAGCATCTTGGGAGAGAGTGGACAGATgccgtttcaggttgtgacccttgacctgaaatgtggcctgtccattccctctatggatgctgcctgacccactgagttcctccagcactttgtgttttgctgtagactcctccatctgcagttccttgtgtctccattgataCTTGAGACCCTGTTTCCAACAGGATATTGAATAGAATACAGGAACATTTGACCTTTCTGTAATTCTTGTTAGTCTGCTGACAATAACTAAATACTAAACACAGAGAGACTCGCGGGAAATCATGTAATCTACAGATGGCAGAGCCTGAAAGGCTTTTGCTTGTGCAAACTTGCTGATATTTTAATACCACGGTTGCTTAAATAATCTTGCAGTGCCCACATTAAAGGTCTTTACAAAGCAAAGTGGAAGAAGCTCAGCCTTAATGCACTTATTGTTCAATTGATCCAATTAATTgctccctcctcttctcaccgTAGCCCCAGGTGGCTGCCTTCAGGAGATATATAGTTTTTAAAGCCGATAGGTAGGATTAGATGAAAGTGATTCTTTGGATAAAGTTGAAtcctctgtttctctttcaaaATTACggcggtacagtggtagagttgcggccttacagagacccgggtttgatcctgactagctGATCCGGTACTAGCtgcgcagagtttgtatgttcttcctgtgaccacgtgggttttctctgggtgctccgatttcctcccacactccaaagatgtacaggcttgtagattaatttggcttcagtaaaaattataaattgtccatagtgcgtAGGTTAGTATCAGTGTATGGGGTtatctctggtcggcacggactcggtgggtcgaagagcctgtttccgtgctgtatctctaaactaataaagcAATGCTGTCCCTATAGTGCGATATCTCACGGTCTTGTTGCTCACCTGCAAAATGGTTGCAGCTGACATTCCAGCCTGAAAACTCTTGAGGTTTAAAGGTGACTAGacttaagtgggacccgttgggaggcctggtcccccaacgcaacccattccccaatgtaaaagggagggtgtgtgggggagtgggggggagagggagggggggggggggggtgggggtgtgtgtgggggaggtggggcgctgtggggaggggggatgtgtgtggggcaTGGGGGTTGTAGGGGAGGGTATGTATGTGAGAAGGGGTGGGGtgcggtggtgggggagggggaggggtgggtgggggggaggtgtttGGGCTCAGCGGCTCTGGCTCTGTCGCACTCACCGGCTCCAGGACCCAGCGCCTGTCGCACTCAGTGGCTCCCAGCCCCGGCTGCACTCATCGGCACTGCCCCCCCGCCTGCAAACACAGCAGCCCCCGCCCGTAGCTGTAATCCGTGTTGGATCCAAACTGGAGGTCTGGAAGTCCCGAGGCACAAGAGGGAGGCGCAGGCAAGGGCCGAAAAAACACCTGTGGATACCTGTAATCCGGGTTG contains:
- the r3hcc1l gene encoding coiled-coil domain-containing protein R3HCC1L, with protein sequence MLLPCRAEGVILTLFPQLNELVSSNLASCECSEAERCTISDCSNGVNESEQMVKSCGQYACTGASEVNSSYNISVEVNNSTEHETRTDNDSFSQVLTESIVALPASFENMACSDSPNSTIINLSAVQEVEQRTEETGHLKGGSSITVDSADSEPVSADVNAETGALQSVAKISLNLARLTTPGAGESECADRPLPEEAEDDSWDALFNDDGDCLNPHLLEELTAKRKSKKTIQDPPFNYYNYQPAEQEIDDSEFSHIVEIYDFPTEFKTEDLLRAFSSYQKKGFDIKWVDDTHALGLFSSAIAARDAISTKHPMLKTRPLSQASRSSKVKARSCAEFLLPAKERPQTSAVLARRLVIGALGVKSNQTKAEREAERQKLKEAREQKLLAAQQVEAAWEGK